In the Pedobacter cryoconitis genome, TTCTTTGTCTGCCGAAACTACTGATACTTCTTATCTTCAGAATTTACATCAGCGGGGTCTGCCTATGGTATTTTTTGACCGGGTAACCGATCAGATCAATACCCATCAGATTATTGCAAACAATGTGAAAGGTGCATTTGAAGCGACCGAATATCTGATTAAGCAAGGTTGCAAACGCATTGCCCATTTAACAAGTTCAGCTCATTTGTCCATCAGTTCAGAGCGTTTAAATGGGTATAAACAGGCTTTAGCAAAATATAATCTTCCCTTCAATGAGGCTTATATCAAGTATTGTGCGCATGGAGGAATGTTCCAGGAAGAAACTGATATTTCGGTCAGAGAATTGATGAATCTGAAGGAAAAGCCTGATGGTCTTTTTGTAGCCAGTGATCGGTTGAGCATTGGGGCGCTGGCCGTATTTAAGGAGCTGAAAATCAAAGTTCCGCAAAAGATGGTCATTGCCGGATTTTGTAATTCTGATGTACTTGATCTGATGTGCCCGACGCTGACTTCGGTCCGTCAGCCTGCTTTTGAAATGGGACAGATTGCTACTGATATGCTGCTGAACTTAATAGAAAGCAAGTATCCGGTTCATGACTTCGAAAAGAAAATACTGGATACAAGCTTATCGGTCCGCAATAGTTAGTTTAGGCTGTGGTCATTAGTTTATCCCACGATAGTTAGTCTGCATGGAATGCGCGTCTTGCGATAATCTTCCAGTCTTTTTTCTCTTTTTTCAGCACTAAAACTACACCCAGACTAATGTGTGCAGGCTTACCCCCGTCATTTGTATCTGCGATTAAGACATGACGTACAATAGCTACATTGTTCTGGATCGTAATGGATTGTTTGGTGAGTTCAATCGTTTTAAAGTCTGATCTTTTCGAGGTAATATCAGCTACAAATGCTGCCTTGTTCTGAATTTTACCTCCGGAATGTCCATAGGTTAAATCTGCAGATACTACACTTTCCAGGTCAGATTTGTTCCCGCTGATCATAGCTTCTCTTAATTTCTCTACAACTGCGGCAACTTCGGTTTCTTCTTTAGAAGCAGTTTCCTGGGCTTTTGCAAACACACACGACGTGATTAAAAGCAGGGATAAGATTATTTTTTTCATACAGTTTAGGTTGGTTAGGTTTTTAACAGGCTTACAATTTTACTGTTCGTATTAATTGTTTACAGCACGTATTGATTGGCTTAAATTACTCGTTAATAATGAGTATTATGCCAGGCTACCCGTGGATAGCCTCTTTATTTCCAAAACTCTGGATCAGTTCGCCTTCAAATTCCAGCCACTCCTTCCATCTTTTATCAACATCTACATCGATTGTATATTTTCGGGCGAAATTTAAAAACGTAGTATAATGCCCGGCTTCAGAGATCATTAAATCATGGTAAAACTTCGCTAATTCCTGGTCTTTAATATTTAATGACAATACCCTGAAACGCTCGCAACTTCTGGCTTCTATCATTGCGGCAAATAACAACCTGTCAATAAATGCATTGTTCCGGCTTCCATCCCTGCGGCTGAATTTCACTAAACGGCCCACATAGTCATCCTTACGTTCACGGCCTAAAGTATAACCGCGTTGTTTGATAACTTCTACTACCATCTGGAAATGCTGCATTTCTTCGATTGCAATAGCCGTCAATTCTTCCACTAAATCCATGTGCTCAGAATTATTAGCGATCAGCGTAATGGCATTTGTTGCTGCTTTCTGTTCACACCAGGCATGATCAGTTAATATCTCTTCTAAATTTGATTCAGCAATATTCGCCCAGCGCGGGTCTGTTAATAATTTTAATCCAAGCATGAGGTTATTAATAAAATTCTTTGTTGACAAAATTACAAATAATCACATTGTTTAATGCGCTGTTTAGAGAATCTGCGCTAAAAACCTCTATTTTTGCATAAATTTTAAAGGAATGTCTAAAAAGAGTGTATTGATTATTGGATTGGTCTGGCCTGAACCTACTTCTTCGGCAGCGGGTACAAGAATAATTCAGTTAATCAATCTATTTCTTTCTCAAGGTTATACAGCAATATTTGCTTGTAGTGCCTCAAAAAGTGAATTTAGCTTTGACTTACCTGCTATCGGTGTAACTGAGCAGGAGATCAAATTAAATGATAGCAGTTTTAATACTTTTCTGCAGGAGACCAGTCCCGATGTTATACTTTTTGACCGCTTTATGGCCGAGGAACAATACGGATGGAGAGTACAGCAGGAATGTCCGGATGCGATCAGGATACTCGATACAGAAGATCTGCATTGTTTACGTTATGCGCGTCAGCAAGCGATCAAGACACACAGTCCACTGGAACTGTTTACTGATCTGGCTAAAAGAGAGATTGCCGCTATATTACGTTGTGATTTATCTTTAATGATTTCGGAATCAGAGATAGAGATCCTGCAGGAGCAATTCCGTATAGACCCATCTTTAATGTACTACCTGCCATTTTTAGAAGAAGAACTCACTGCAAAAGATATTCAGGGATGGAAACCATTTGAAGAACGCGAAGGGTTTATGTTTATTGGCAATTTCCTTCATGAACCCAACTGGAATACTGTTCAAATACTAAAGACAAAAGTATGGCCTGAGCTCAGAAAAAAGCTGCCACAAGCTAAACTCCACATCTACGGTGCTTACGCTTCTCAAAAGGTGATGCAACTGCACAATGAAAAAGAGAAATTCTACGTGCATGGCCGTGCAAAAGATGCCCGGAAAACAATTTCAAAGCATAAAATAGTACTGGCACCTATCCAGTTTGGCGCAGGTGTTAAAGGAAAATTTATTGATGCCATGCAAGCAGGGACTCCAGCTGTGACCACTTCTATAGGTGCTGAAGCAATGAAAGGAAATCTGGAATGGAACGGGGTGATTGCAGACGATCCTTTTCTTTTTATCAACCGGGCAGTCCAGCTATATCAGGACAAAGTCTGGTGGTTCCGGGCACAACAAAATGGGGTACGGATTATTAATGAACGTTATGGAAAATCAACGTTTACTCAGCCATTTATTGAATTCCTCCAAAATTTGTCTCTGAATTTAACAGCTCATCGCAAGCGCAATTTCTTCGGACAGATTTTGCTGCACCATACTGCAAATAGCACGAAGTATATGTCTTTGTGGATTGAAGAAAAGAATGCGCAAAAAGTTTAATGATTTAACCAAAGTTCAACTGTGCACCATAATGGAGAAGATGATTCCATGCAATATCTATGTACTTATCCTTAAAGAGCTTTTTCTTTCTTTCAGACCATTTAACTAAGATGGCAGCTTCCTCCTTACTTATCCCAGGATTCTCTTTTTTGACAAAATCCAGGGAAGCGAGTATCTCAATAGAGAGTGCTGACTGAAAGCCATCAATAAGCTTAACCAATTGTTTAATAATATTCTGCTGCTCGGCAGTAAGCTCTTTTTTTACGAATTCAGAAATCTCGGCAAGTCTGGAATATTGAAGATCAAAAGGCTCAAAAGCCTTTAATTCATTCTGCTCAAGGCCCCTTATAAAACTACCGTTCATCGCCTGAACCATATGCTCTATCTGAACACTGTACGGACCATAATGAAGTGCCTGAAACTTTAATCTCCTGAAGTTACTTTCTCCTAGTCTTTGAAGAAAATACGTAAGTTTATTTGCTATAAAGAGACTAGTATTTTCTCCCAGGGAATCATAATAGAACATCGCATAAAGCAATATAGCCTTGGCTGGCGTCAACTTAACATCTTTATTGAGATTCTGCTGCTTTAGAATTTGCTTAACCTGATCATTTGGCTCATAAATTATTATCTCAACATCCTCAATTCCGCTGAGATACTGTTCTATCATAGATTTTACCTTTTCCCATTTAAGTCCACCGTTACCGCAGCCCAACGGCGGGACTGCAATGCTCTTTATCCCACTTTCAACAATAACCCTGGCTAATTCTTTTAGTCCTTCCTCAATATAGCTGTATTGGGATTTCTTATACCACTCCGTCTTAGTCGGAAAATTGATAATAGTTCTTTCACCTTCCAGAGTAGCATCCTTAACGATCAATAATTTTCCGGGTACTACTGAACCTTTTCTGCATTCCTCCCGATAGATCTTAAAATTCAGCGGGAAGCGTTCTTTGAATTGCAGGGCAATACCCTTCCCCATTACACCAACCGTGTTGACTGTATTGACCAATGCCTGTGTTGGGGCGTCCAGTAAATTACCTTTAATATATTTCATTAGTAATAATATCTGCCTTTGGGATTTATGTATATATTCAAATTTAGATTAAGTTCTTCTTTAATCTGTTGTATCTGCACCTGTCTTTCCTCATTATAGACAACTATATTGCTGATACAATTCGGCAGGACAGAATACTTGACCAGGAATTCGGCTTGTTTCTTTCTCATTCTGTCCAGATCTTCATCAATGGGGTGCCAGTATCGCTCCCGGGCGAGATCGAGATCTATCTGATCCATATCCTCTATATCATTATAAAACGCGGTAATG is a window encoding:
- a CDS encoding LacI family DNA-binding transcriptional regulator, with the protein product MIYNIRNGIMFEPFTLKDIAKALGLSTSTVSRALRDTHEISPETKKLVLDYAQQINYRPNPIALSLKERRSKSIGVSLSEVANQYFAQVVNGIESIAYDRGYHVIITQTHEFYEREKVNIQHLASRSVDGLLVSLSAETTDTSYLQNLHQRGLPMVFFDRVTDQINTHQIIANNVKGAFEATEYLIKQGCKRIAHLTSSAHLSISSERLNGYKQALAKYNLPFNEAYIKYCAHGGMFQEETDISVRELMNLKEKPDGLFVASDRLSIGALAVFKELKIKVPQKMVIAGFCNSDVLDLMCPTLTSVRQPAFEMGQIATDMLLNLIESKYPVHDFEKKILDTSLSVRNS
- a CDS encoding nuclear transport factor 2 family protein — translated: MKKIILSLLLITSCVFAKAQETASKEETEVAAVVEKLREAMISGNKSDLESVVSADLTYGHSGGKIQNKAAFVADITSKRSDFKTIELTKQSITIQNNVAIVRHVLIADTNDGGKPAHISLGVVLVLKKEKKDWKIIARRAFHAD
- a CDS encoding tRNA-(ms[2]io[6]A)-hydroxylase, which translates into the protein MLGLKLLTDPRWANIAESNLEEILTDHAWCEQKAATNAITLIANNSEHMDLVEELTAIAIEEMQHFQMVVEVIKQRGYTLGRERKDDYVGRLVKFSRRDGSRNNAFIDRLLFAAMIEARSCERFRVLSLNIKDQELAKFYHDLMISEAGHYTTFLNFARKYTIDVDVDKRWKEWLEFEGELIQSFGNKEAIHG
- a CDS encoding glycosyltransferase; translation: MSKKSVLIIGLVWPEPTSSAAGTRIIQLINLFLSQGYTAIFACSASKSEFSFDLPAIGVTEQEIKLNDSSFNTFLQETSPDVILFDRFMAEEQYGWRVQQECPDAIRILDTEDLHCLRYARQQAIKTHSPLELFTDLAKREIAAILRCDLSLMISESEIEILQEQFRIDPSLMYYLPFLEEELTAKDIQGWKPFEEREGFMFIGNFLHEPNWNTVQILKTKVWPELRKKLPQAKLHIYGAYASQKVMQLHNEKEKFYVHGRAKDARKTISKHKIVLAPIQFGAGVKGKFIDAMQAGTPAVTTSIGAEAMKGNLEWNGVIADDPFLFINRAVQLYQDKVWWFRAQQNGVRIINERYGKSTFTQPFIEFLQNLSLNLTAHRKRNFFGQILLHHTANSTKYMSLWIEEKNAQKV
- the darG gene encoding macro domain-containing protein, with the translated sequence MKYIKGNLLDAPTQALVNTVNTVGVMGKGIALQFKERFPLNFKIYREECRKGSVVPGKLLIVKDATLEGERTIINFPTKTEWYKKSQYSYIEEGLKELARVIVESGIKSIAVPPLGCGNGGLKWEKVKSMIEQYLSGIEDVEIIIYEPNDQVKQILKQQNLNKDVKLTPAKAILLYAMFYYDSLGENTSLFIANKLTYFLQRLGESNFRRLKFQALHYGPYSVQIEHMVQAMNGSFIRGLEQNELKAFEPFDLQYSRLAEISEFVKKELTAEQQNIIKQLVKLIDGFQSALSIEILASLDFVKKENPGISKEEAAILVKWSERKKKLFKDKYIDIAWNHLLHYGAQLNFG